The region GGTGCGGGGCGGCCTCAAAGAGTTTCTTGCCCATGGAGAACGGAACGATTTCGTCCTCGATGCCATGGATCACCAGCACCGGCGACCTGACATGCCGGATCAGTTCGATCGAGCGGTAGACGTCGGGAGTGGCGCCGGAGGGCAAGAACCGGTAGACCTCCTGCGAGAGATCCCGCAGCGACGTGAAGCTGCTTTCCAGGATGGTCGCAGCGACCGGCTCCGTGTGGGCCAGATCCACCGCCATGGCCCCGCCCAGCGACTCTCCAAAGAGAATGATCTGTTCGTTCGGAATCCCGATCTTTTCGGTGAGGTAGTGTAAGGCGGCCCGGCTGTCCTCAAGCACGCCTTCGAGCGTGGGGCTCCCCTGGCTCAGCCCGTAACCGCGGTAGTCGAAGGCGAAAATGTTCCAGCCGAGCTTTTTTAAAAATTGGATCTTGTCGACGCGGTCGCCGATATTGCCGGCGTTGCCGTGGAGGTAGAGGAGGGTCCGGTCCGACTTCTTTCCCACGAAAAACCAGCCGTGGAGCATGACGTCGCCGGAGCTCTTGAAAAACACCTCCTCGCAAGGGGTATCAACCTGGGACGGGTGATACTCGTGAACCTTCGTCGGAAAGAAGAGGAGCTTCGCGACAATGACACCGGTTGTGGCTTCAATCACGCCCACTGATCATAGCATAAACGGAAATAGCCCATCGGTCCAGCGTGCCGCCGCAGGACTCGCCGCGAAGGCCTTCACTTCAGTCAAGGCCACCTCGCTCGTCGTCGCCGGACGCCGTTCCAATGGGCCAGTTCCTTCTAGCTACCTTTACGAGCCGTAGCGAGCGCTGTCCCGCGGGAAGCGGGGTCACCTCTCGTACAGATAGCCGACGGTCGCTCCGTACAGGGCCATCCCGATAAACGTCGCCACCGCCATCATCATGGACCCATAGAAGAAGCCCATGCCGAAGACAGGCATGAGAACCATCCCCATGACGGCCCAGAGAATCGCGGCGTAGATCATGCCGCGCCCCCAGGAGTGGGCCGGCAGGACGGACCGGAAAAAGGCCCCATACAGATAGGCCAAACCGATGCCGACGGCAAAATACATCACCCACCCGAAGGCCGTGCCCACATGAAAGAACGAGGCGAACATTCCATGCCAATCCATCTTGGGCAGCTGCAGGTAGTGGGAAATGAAAGAGAAACCCGTCATTACAACGGTGCCGGCCACGCCGGCCATAAACGCCTTTTTGAAGGACGCCATCCCGCAATCACCTCCTTTTATTCCCCGGGGGCCTACGCCCGCACAAGGGAAGGATCTCATCGCGCTCTGACGCATGCGGTTAACGCACCAAGACGTTAACCTATTGATTTATAATGAAATTCTACCGTCTCGGCGAGGGCCTGTCTAGCTAGTAATGAAAACCATTCTTCCGCGTGTGGACCATGGAGTGTCCGTCTTTCAGGATGCCACCCTTGAGGACCCGCCCCAGAAAGACCTTGTGATCCCCGGCGTCCACTTCGCCCGCGATCTCGCAGGAAAGGTAGGACATGGCGTCGGAGAGGATGGCTCCGCCGACGGGTTCGCGAGTGAGCTGAATGCCTTGAAACGGATTCTGCCCCGGCTCGACGCCTTTGGCGAAATGCGCAAAAAGGTCTTTTTGGCTCGTGTGAAAGAGGCTCAACGTGAACGCCTTGGAGGCGTGGATCAGCTCCAAGATGGGGCGTGACTTGTTGACCGCGACGGCGATCATCGGCGGCTCGAAGGCCACCTGTTGAAACCATGACGCCAGCATCGCGGATTCGACGTCCCCGCTCCTGGCGGTCAGGACGCCCACTCCCGACGGAATCTTGCCCAGCGCTCTTCCGATTTCTTCCCGGTTATTCATCTAGCTGGCTTGTTGAATGGGAATGAGCTCTCCGGTCACCCCGTCGACCTTGAGAACGAAATGATCCTTGAAGATGCGGTCGTTATCCGGATTCTTGTACTCCAGCGTCCCGTAAATCTGTCCTCCCGCGGCCTGAGGCCCGATCTCCACCTCCGCCTTCTCGCCTTCCTCGATGCGGGCCAGGACCTTGAGCCTCTGCTTCATCGTCGCGGGCGCGGGACCGAGCGAGAGCCGAATATCATCCGCCGCCACCGAGCCGGTGTTGGTGAGCGTCAAGCGGTCGTAACTTCTCTCGACCTTCAGGTGCGGACGTCCACCGATGACTTCATCGCGGAGGTGGTCGACCTCGGATTTCCAGACCATGCGCCGGAGACGCTCGTCGCTCTTCCGCACGGTGATGATCAGAAAACCCATGCTGACGAGGGAAATTCCAGCCACGATCAGGGCCAGCAAGGCGAACGATTGGGACTGCTTGAGTTGCTGGGAGACATCCTCGGGGATCGTGATCTTGATCTCGGAGACGGGTGCGACCGGCGCGACGGCGACGGGCGGGGCAACCTCCACGGCTGAAGCGATGGCCGCGGGCGCGGGCTCCGGACTCGCGGTGACCGCGCGGCCCATGTCCTCAACGACCGCTCGGTCAGGGAGAACGGGCGGCGGCGCCGGCGCCGGCGCTACGGCCAAAGGGGCGGGCGTTGGCGGAGGAAGCGCGAGAGGCGTCTCCACCGCGGGCGCGGTCTTTTCGGCTGGCGCCGCCGGAAGCGCGACGGGCGCTTCCACAATGGCCGTTGGTGGTACAGCCGCGGTCGGTTCTTCGGCGACCGGAGCGGCGGCCGGGGTGGCTGCCGGCGTAACGGCCGGGGCCGGGACCGGAGTTGAGGCCGAAGCGGGGACCTGGGCCGCCGTTGCCGCCGCGGGCGCTTGAACGGTCGGCTCCGCTCTGGGAGCAATCACATGGACCGTGGTTTTCTTGGCGGCGAGATCCCGGACCTCCTTCAAGACCCTCATGAGTTCCTGGTGCCGTTCGTAATCGAGCTGGATCAGCCGCTCATACTTGTAATTGAGTTCCTGGACGGTGGTTTTGGTCTCCTTGTCGATCAAGACGGCGCCGGTCGAAAACACGAAAACCAGCCCCAAGACGGGAAGACCGATGAGATTCTTCATAAAAGATTTTCGAATGCCAATTCCACTAGCACTCTCTCCAAACCCTTGTAAAGGGACGTCCCGTCTTCGCTTTTGACAAAGGAAAAGTTGCGTGCTTAGGGGAATTCGTATGTCAAAAACCGCCGCGGCCGTGGTTCCCATGCAGGAGGGAAGCCCCTGGCTCCTCTCCCGCCGGTGGGACCTGATTTTCTTGATCGGTGGCGCGATCCTCGTGCCGCTGCCCCTGCTGATCAAGAACGGGTTCGGGCTCTCCGTCAGCGCGGTGAACCTGGCGGTCACGGTCCTGATCGGCGGCCCGCATCTCTTCGCGACGTTTTCCTACACCCTCCTGGAAAAACGTTTTTGGAAACAGCACCCGTTGTACGCGGCGGGGGCCCTGGCGATTCCCCCCCTCGTGATTTACCTCGGGCTCAATCACTTTCCGGTGCTCATCGGGATCTTCTTCTTCTGGGCCTCCATCCACATCCTCCATCAAGTTTGTTTTCTGGTGGATTGCTACCAGGCCAAGCGTGAGACCGCCGAGATCTGGTCCCGAGTCATCGACTACGCGGTCGTCTTCACGAGCATTTATCCGATCGCGTTCTACAAGCTGGCGAATGGCACGTTCGCGGTGGCGGGTCAGACGCTCAAGATCCCGTTCGTTCTGGGGAACCCGGCCGTTTTCGTCCTCATGTCTTCGCTTTTTGCCGTCGCGCTGGCCTTCTACGTCGGCAAGTGCGTCCGGGAGTGGAGGCGCGGGTCGCTCAGCGGGCCCAAGACCCTCCTCATCGCGGTGACCGTCGTGGTGTCGTTTCTGCTCCCTATTCCCAAAGACCTCGACGTCACCTTCCAGGGTTTCAACACCTGGCACTCTCTGCAATACATCGGGCTGGCCTGGTGGATCAACGTCCTGAGAAAGGAAAGGGCGGCGATCAGTTCGCCCTTCGTTCGGAAGATTTCGGGACGGGACCGGACACCCTACTTCTACGCCGCCTGTTTGGTCCCGACGCTGGCCTTTTTAGCCATCATCGCGGTCCTCGTCAGGACGACCAGCCTGCCCTCGAACCAGTGCTATTTCATGGTGGTCTTGTCGGGTCTTCTCGCCCACTATTATTTTGATCACTGGGTTTTCACGAAGACCCAGGCGGTTGTCCCCTAACAACCGATCTCGCGGGAGATGACGATTCGCTGGACCTCGGACGACCCCTCTCCGATTTCGAGCAGCCGCTGGTCTCGGTAAAATTTGGCGACGGGATATTCCTCCATCAGGCCGTAGCCGCCGTGGATCTGGACCGCCTGGTCGGCCACGCGCCCCATCACTTCCGAGCAATACAGTTTTGCGATCGCCGCTTCCTTCTTGAACGGGCGTCCCTGGTCCTTCAGCCAGCAGGCCTTGTAGAGATAGGTGCGGGCGAGTTCGATCTCCATGGCCATGTCAGCCAGTTTGAAGGCGATGACCTGGTGCTTGCAGAGGGGTTGTCCGAAGGTCTTGCGCTCGTGCGAATATTTGAGCGCGGCTTCATAGGCCCCTTGTGCGCCCCCGAGGCCCATGGCGGCGATGGCAAGGCGGCCTCCATCCAATGTCGCCAGCATCTGGCGGTAGCCTCCGCCCTTGGGACCCAAGAGATTCGCCTCCGGAACCTTCACGTCTTCGAAATAGAGCTCGCCAGTGTTCGAAGACCGCCAGGTCATCTTTCCGTGCATCTCCTTGGCGGTGAAGCCCGGCGTGTTTTGCTCCACGATGATGCACGAAATCTCTTTGACCCCGTCCGGTTTCTGCCCCGTCACCGCCTGGACCGTGACGCCGGCGGTGATCCTCGAGGCGGCATTCGTGATGAAAATTTTGGAGCCGTTGACGATCCACTGGCCGTTCTTGAGCTCGGCGCGCGTCTTGGAATTACCCGCGTCGCTGCCGGCGTCGGGCTCGGTGAGTCCGAAACCCCAGAGTTTCTTGCCGCTGCAAAGATCCGGCAGGTACTTCCGCTTCTGATCTTCCGTGCCGAAATTGTAGATGGGGCCGATGCCCAAGCCGTTTTCGGCCGCGACCGTTGCCGCCTGGCAGCCGTCCACGCGAGCCAGTTCCTCGACGGCGATGATATAGGAGAGCGTGTCGAGACCTTGTCCGCCGTAGTCCGGCGAAACCGTGACGCCGAAGAGGCCGAGCTTTCCCATCTTCCCGACCAGGTCGAGAGAGAACTCCTCCTTCTCATCGAGCTTGTGCGCGACGGGCTTGATCTCTCCTTCCGCGAATTCACGGATGGTCTTTCGGAGCATATCCTGCTCCGGGCTTAAGTCGTAAGACAGCATGGATCCCTCACTTAATCTGGCCAGCGAAGAACGCACTGGGTTTGCGACGAGCCGATGGTCATGGAGCAGGATCTCGACTGATTCTTCTGGTCGGTCGCCGAAACCCGGTACTTGCCGGCCGGGAGTTTCACGAGCAGCCAGGCCCCGTCGCAGAAGACGTCAAAGACGGACTTGCCGGAGCCTTCTTCATAGACCTTCACGTT is a window of bacterium DNA encoding:
- a CDS encoding alpha/beta hydrolase, whose amino-acid sequence is MIEATTGVIVAKLLFFPTKVHEYHPSQVDTPCEEVFFKSSGDVMLHGWFFVGKKSDRTLLYLHGNAGNIGDRVDKIQFLKKLGWNIFAFDYRGYGLSQGSPTLEGVLEDSRAALHYLTEKIGIPNEQIILFGESLGGAMAVDLAHTEPVAATILESSFTSLRDLSQEVYRFLPSGATPDVYRSIELIRHVRSPVLVIHGIEDEIVPFSMGKKLFEAAPHPKRLYAVPKARHNDVYAVARGDYLKEIEEFLSNVGLP
- a CDS encoding DUF6789 family protein, which codes for MASFKKAFMAGVAGTVVMTGFSFISHYLQLPKMDWHGMFASFFHVGTAFGWVMYFAVGIGLAYLYGAFFRSVLPAHSWGRGMIYAAILWAVMGMVLMPVFGMGFFYGSMMMAVATFIGMALYGATVGYLYER
- a CDS encoding flavin reductase family protein encodes the protein MNNREEIGRALGKIPSGVGVLTARSGDVESAMLASWFQQVAFEPPMIAVAVNKSRPILELIHASKAFTLSLFHTSQKDLFAHFAKGVEPGQNPFQGIQLTREPVGGAILSDAMSYLSCEIAGEVDAGDHKVFLGRVLKGGILKDGHSMVHTRKNGFHY
- a CDS encoding acyl-CoA dehydrogenase family protein gives rise to the protein MSYDLSPEQDMLRKTIREFAEGEIKPVAHKLDEKEEFSLDLVGKMGKLGLFGVTVSPDYGGQGLDTLSYIIAVEELARVDGCQAATVAAENGLGIGPIYNFGTEDQKRKYLPDLCSGKKLWGFGLTEPDAGSDAGNSKTRAELKNGQWIVNGSKIFITNAASRITAGVTVQAVTGQKPDGVKEISCIIVEQNTPGFTAKEMHGKMTWRSSNTGELYFEDVKVPEANLLGPKGGGYRQMLATLDGGRLAIAAMGLGGAQGAYEAALKYSHERKTFGQPLCKHQVIAFKLADMAMEIELARTYLYKACWLKDQGRPFKKEAAIAKLYCSEVMGRVADQAVQIHGGYGLMEEYPVAKFYRDQRLLEIGEGSSEVQRIVISREIGC